The segment CAACCTGGCTATGGCCATATTGACCGATAATGAGCTCCAACAACTCTGTAAGACCACCAAAGAAATTGGCGATCGCGAACAAAACCATATTTTCCTGCGCGACGCTGTCAATGTGCTCAATGGAGCAGATGTTGTGGTCCTCATAGGCACCCGAATTAAGGTGCTCGGGTTGAAGTATTGCGGTTTGTGCGGATATACCGATTGCGCCACCAAGGGAAAGCATCCCGAGGTGCCTTGCATATTCAACCCGTCCGACCTTGGCATTGCCGTGGGATCGGCCGTTGCCCTTGCAGCCGATCACCGGGTTGACTCAAGGGTGATGTACACCATTGGAATGGCTGCCCGCGAAATGAATATCCTGGGTGAGGAGTATAAAATTATTTATGGTATTCCGCTTAGCGCCACTTCCAAAAACCCTTTCTTCGACAGGAAATAGACCTCTTTATTAATTTTTTATCCGTAAGTTTCTTTCTACAAATTAGAAAAACTTTTATTTATTGCAGATAAAAACCTTCTTTTTTTTACTTTTGATTAAATTCAGTTGAATAATATGCTATTTGTTGTTCCTCTGGAATTTTTCTCTTACGCTTAGGCAAAGGGAAGCCACGGGACACTTTTTCTGCAACCGGAAGCAAGTGCCGCTTTAAATTCTAGTAACAAAAATAGTATAACATGAAAAGAACATCCAATTTAGTGACATTCGGTGGAAACCCTGTGACCCTAATGGGAAAGATGGTGAAACCCGGAAGCAATGCAAAGAACTTTATCGCCCTTGGAGCTGATCTCAAGCCTGTCAGCCTGAGCGACTATCAGGGAAAGGTACGCATCATCTCTTCCGTTCCCAGTGTCGACATGGGCGTATGTGCGGCCCAAACCCGC is part of the Bacteroides sp. genome and harbors:
- a CDS encoding DUF2148 domain-containing protein — translated: MAHIKENDLRKEALIDVAKKMVIAARTAPKARGMDNLAMAILTDNELQQLCKTTKEIGDREQNHIFLRDAVNVLNGADVVVLIGTRIKVLGLKYCGLCGYTDCATKGKHPEVPCIFNPSDLGIAVGSAVALAADHRVDSRVMYTIGMAAREMNILGEEYKIIYGIPLSATSKNPFFDRK